In Ascaphus truei isolate aAscTru1 chromosome 21, aAscTru1.hap1, whole genome shotgun sequence, one DNA window encodes the following:
- the LOC142472296 gene encoding uncharacterized protein LOC142472296 isoform X2 encodes MTFHGDCGSLVGHKDSECQTLLFTANHNISQYCNEKENYRNQCITSPHENSLEEYTICGTSCTSNDSHVLHQEILTEEKACNECGKSFTFNSDLSKHQRIHKEEKPYPCNECGKSFICSSSLIKHQRIHTGEKPYTCSVCEKSFSSSSYLNVHQRIHIGERKYVCGKCGKSFTCSSYLYKHQRIHTGEKPHACIKCGKSFGRSADLYMHQGIHTREKPYPCIDCGKRFCRTSTLIRHQRIHTGENPECEKNFPSNSDLNKYQRTNTGEKPFPCMDCGKTFTSSPALIKHQRIHTGEKPYACTECGKRFGNSSDRYRHQRIHTGEKPYTCGICGKSFNCSSDLCKHQRIHTGEKPYACNVCGKRFGNSSDLYRHQRIHTGEKPFSCSECGKNFSRNSTLIEHQRIHKGKIPKCGKKHAF; translated from the exons ATGACGTTTCATGGAG ATTGCGGGTCCCTGGTTGGACATAAAGATAGTGAATGTCAAACCCTTCTATTCACCGCAAATCATAACATTTCCCAATATTGCAATGAAAAGGAAAATTACAGGAATCAATGCATAACAAGCCCACATGAAAATTCACTTGAGGAATACACGATATGCGGGACAAGTTGCACTTCCAATGACAGTCATGTTTTGCACCAAGAAATCCTTACAGAAGAGAAGGCATGTAATGAATGCGGGAAAAGCTTTACTTTTAACTCAGATCTTTCTAAGCACCAGAGAATCCACAAAGAAGAGAAACCATATCCATGTAATGAATGTGGAAAAAGCTTTATTTGCAGTTCATCTCTTATTAAACACCAACGTATTCATACCGGTGAGAAGCCATACACCTGCTCTGTTTGTGAGAAAAGCTTCTCTAGCAGCTCATATCTTAATGTACACCAGAGAATTCATATAGGAGAGAGAAAATATGTATGTGgtaaatgtgggaaaagctttactTGCAGCTCCTACCTTTATAAACACCAGAGAatccacacaggagagaagccacaTGCATGTATTAAATGTGGAAAAAGTTTTGGACGCAGTGCAGATCTTTATATGCACCAAGGTATTCACACAAGAGAGAAGCCATATCCATGCATTGATTGTGGAAAACGCTTTTGTCGGACTTCAACTCTAATTAGACACCAACgaattcacacaggggagaatcCTGAATGTGAAAAGAACTTTCCTAGCAATTCAGATCTAAATAAGTATCAGAGAACCAACACAGGGGAGAAGCCATTTCCATGTATGGACTGTGGAAAAACGTTTACTAGCAGTCCAGCTCTTATTAAACAccagagaattcacacaggagaaaaaccatatGCTTGCACTGAATGTGGAAAAAGATTTGGTAACAGTTCAGATCGGTATAggcatcagagaattcacaccgGAGAGAAGCCATATACATGTGGAATATGCGGAAAAAGCTTTAATTGCAGTTCAGATCTGTGTAagcatcagagaattcacacaggagaaaagcCGTATGCATGCAATGTATGTGGGAAAAGATTTGGCAATAGCTCAGATCTTTATCGGCACCAGAGAATCCACACAGGTGAAAAGCCGTTTTCATGCAGTGAATGTGGTAAAAACTTTAGTCGTAATTCAACTCTAATTGAACACCAAAGAATTCACAAAGGCAAGATACCTAAATGTGGAAAAAAACATGCATTCTAA
- the LOC142472296 gene encoding uncharacterized protein LOC142472296 isoform X1 yields MTFHGADCGSLVGHKDSECQTLLFTANHNISQYCNEKENYRNQCITSPHENSLEEYTICGTSCTSNDSHVLHQEILTEEKACNECGKSFTFNSDLSKHQRIHKEEKPYPCNECGKSFICSSSLIKHQRIHTGEKPYTCSVCEKSFSSSSYLNVHQRIHIGERKYVCGKCGKSFTCSSYLYKHQRIHTGEKPHACIKCGKSFGRSADLYMHQGIHTREKPYPCIDCGKRFCRTSTLIRHQRIHTGENPECEKNFPSNSDLNKYQRTNTGEKPFPCMDCGKTFTSSPALIKHQRIHTGEKPYACTECGKRFGNSSDRYRHQRIHTGEKPYTCGICGKSFNCSSDLCKHQRIHTGEKPYACNVCGKRFGNSSDLYRHQRIHTGEKPFSCSECGKNFSRNSTLIEHQRIHKGKIPKCGKKHAF; encoded by the exons ATGACGTTTCATGGAG CAGATTGCGGGTCCCTGGTTGGACATAAAGATAGTGAATGTCAAACCCTTCTATTCACCGCAAATCATAACATTTCCCAATATTGCAATGAAAAGGAAAATTACAGGAATCAATGCATAACAAGCCCACATGAAAATTCACTTGAGGAATACACGATATGCGGGACAAGTTGCACTTCCAATGACAGTCATGTTTTGCACCAAGAAATCCTTACAGAAGAGAAGGCATGTAATGAATGCGGGAAAAGCTTTACTTTTAACTCAGATCTTTCTAAGCACCAGAGAATCCACAAAGAAGAGAAACCATATCCATGTAATGAATGTGGAAAAAGCTTTATTTGCAGTTCATCTCTTATTAAACACCAACGTATTCATACCGGTGAGAAGCCATACACCTGCTCTGTTTGTGAGAAAAGCTTCTCTAGCAGCTCATATCTTAATGTACACCAGAGAATTCATATAGGAGAGAGAAAATATGTATGTGgtaaatgtgggaaaagctttactTGCAGCTCCTACCTTTATAAACACCAGAGAatccacacaggagagaagccacaTGCATGTATTAAATGTGGAAAAAGTTTTGGACGCAGTGCAGATCTTTATATGCACCAAGGTATTCACACAAGAGAGAAGCCATATCCATGCATTGATTGTGGAAAACGCTTTTGTCGGACTTCAACTCTAATTAGACACCAACgaattcacacaggggagaatcCTGAATGTGAAAAGAACTTTCCTAGCAATTCAGATCTAAATAAGTATCAGAGAACCAACACAGGGGAGAAGCCATTTCCATGTATGGACTGTGGAAAAACGTTTACTAGCAGTCCAGCTCTTATTAAACAccagagaattcacacaggagaaaaaccatatGCTTGCACTGAATGTGGAAAAAGATTTGGTAACAGTTCAGATCGGTATAggcatcagagaattcacaccgGAGAGAAGCCATATACATGTGGAATATGCGGAAAAAGCTTTAATTGCAGTTCAGATCTGTGTAagcatcagagaattcacacaggagaaaagcCGTATGCATGCAATGTATGTGGGAAAAGATTTGGCAATAGCTCAGATCTTTATCGGCACCAGAGAATCCACACAGGTGAAAAGCCGTTTTCATGCAGTGAATGTGGTAAAAACTTTAGTCGTAATTCAACTCTAATTGAACACCAAAGAATTCACAAAGGCAAGATACCTAAATGTGGAAAAAAACATGCATTCTAA